A window of Saccharomyces paradoxus chromosome XIII, complete sequence contains these coding sequences:
- the SEN15 gene encoding Sen15p (Subunit of the tRNA splicing endonuclease~similar to YMR059W): MNDIANYHRGNTLRKLKKIKMATADIISLVKNNLLYFQMWTEVEVLPDVLPWKGNSLNLLRGRPPHKLSNDTDTEDEDSSSSAQPTEFILPINMSQYRENFLTLECLSKVFTHLRSPSTERVLLAIINDDGTIVYYFIYKGVRKPKRN; the protein is encoded by the coding sequence ATGAATGATATAGCAAACTATCATAGAGGAAATACATTGAgaaagttgaagaaaattaaaatgGCAACAGCAGACATTATATCCCtggtaaaaaataatttacTCTATTTCCAAATGTGGACGGAAGTGGAAGTTTTACCGGACGTTTTACCATGGAAGGGAAACAGCTTGAATTTACTTAGAGGTCGTCCTCCTCACAAGTTGAGCAATGATACAGACacagaagatgaagatagCTCGTCATCGGCACAACCAACAGAGTTTATATTACCTATCAATATGTCACAGTACAGAGAGAATTTCCTCACTTTGGAATGCTTGAGCAAGGTTTTTACCCACTTACGCAGTCCATCTACTGAGAGAGTACTGCTGGCCATAATTAACGATGATGGTACAATTGTTTACTACTTCATTTATAAAGGAGTACGAAAAccgaaaagaaattga
- the FET3 gene encoding ferroxidase FET3 (Ferro-O2-oxidoreductase~similar to YMR058W), producing the protein MTNTLLSVAVLLFSMLSLAQAKTHTFNWTTGWDYRNVDGLKSRPVITCNDQFPWPDITVNKGDRVQVYLTNGMNNTNTSMHFHGLFQNGTASMDGVPFLTQCPIAPGSTMLYNFTVDYNVGTYWYHSHTDGQYEDGMKGLFIIKDDDSFPYDYDEELSLSLSEWYHDLVTDLTKSFLSVYNPTGAEPIPQNLIVNNTMNLTWEVQPDTTYLLRIVNVGGFVSQYFWIEDHEMTVVEVDGITTEKNVTDMLYITVAQRYTVLVHTKNDTDKNFAIMQKFDDTMLDVIPSDLQLNATSYMVYNKSAALPTQNYVDSIDDYLDDFYLQPYEKQAIYGEPDHVITVDVVMDNLKNGVNYAFFNNITYTAPKVPTLMTVLSSGDQANNSEIYGSNTHTFILEKDEIVEIVLNNQDTGTHPFHLHGHAFQTIQRDRTYDDALGEVPHSFDPDNHPAFPEYPMRRDTLYVRPQSNFVIRFKADNPGVWFFHCHIEWHLLQGLGLVLVEDPFGIQDAHSQQISENHLEVCQSCSVATEGNAAANTLDLTDLTGENVQHAFIPTGFTKKGIIAMTFSCFAGILGIITIAIYGMMDMEDATEKVIRDLRVDPEVLINEIDENEEHEVNEDRHSTEKHQFLTKAKRFF; encoded by the coding sequence ATGACTAACACTCTGCTCTCTGTAGCCGTTTTGCTTTTCTCAATGCTCTCGCTGGCACAAGCGAAGACGCACACATTTAATTGGACCACTGGCTGGGACTACAGGAACGTCGATGGGCTTAAGAGTCGTCCCGTGATCACTTGTAATGACCAGTTCCCATGGCCAGATATAACGGTCAACAAGGGTGACCGTGTGCAGGTTTACTTGACCAACGGAATGAACAACACTAATACTTCTATGCATTTCCACGGTCTCTTCCAAAACGGGACCGCCTCTATGGATGGTGTGCCCTTCTTGACTCAATGTCCTATTGCTCCAGGAAGTACTATGCTTTACAATTTCACCGTGGACTACAACGTGGGTACTTACTGGTACCATTCGCACACCGACGGTCAATACGAAGACGGGATGAAAGGTCTCTTCATTATCAAAGACGACGATAGTTTCCCCTACGATTACGATGAGGAACTTTCTTTATCGCTTAGTGAGTGGTACCACGACCTGGTCACAGACTTGACGAAGTCGTTTTTGAGTGTTTACAACCCGACAGGTGCTGAGCCAATCCCACAGAACTTGATTGTTAACAACACGATGAATCTGACATGGGAAGTTCAGCCGGATACAACGTACCTTTTGAGAATTGTTAACGTCGGTGGATTCGTGTCTCAGTACTTCTGGATTGAGGACCATGAAATGACCGTGGTCGAGGTCGATGGTATTACTACCGAAAAGAACGTGACAGATATGCTTTACATTACTGTCGCTCAGAGATATACGGTCCTAGTTCACACCAAAAACGACACggacaaaaattttgccaTCATGCAGAAATTCGATGACACCATGTTGGATGTTATTCCAAGTGATTTGCAACTGAACGCAACTTCGTACATGGTCTACAATAAGTCCGCTGCACTGCCCACACAAAATTACGTGGATTCAATTGATGACTACTTGGACGATTTCTATCTACAACCGTATGAGAAACAAGCCATCTATGGTGAGCCAGATCATGTGATTACCGTTGACGTTGTCATGGATAACTTGAAAAACGGTGTGAATTAcgccttcttcaataatatcaCCTATACTGCACCAAAGGTCCCCACCTTAATGACCGTTTTGTCTTCAGGTGATCAAGCGAACAATTCAGAAATTTATGGCTCAAACACACACACTTTTATTTTAGAGAAGGACGAAATCGTCGAGATTGTGCTAAATAACCAGGATACAGGTACCCATCCTTTCCATTTACACGGTCACGCTTTCCAAACCATCCAGAGAGATCGTACATATGACGATGCCTTAGGTGAAGTTCCTCACAGTTTCGACCCGGATAACCACCCTGCCTTCCCAGAATACCCAATGAGAAGAGACACTTTGTACGTCAGACCACAATCCAATTTCGTCATCAGGTTCAAAGCCGATAACCCTGGTGTTTGGTTCTTCCATTGTCATATCGAATGGCATTTGTTACAAGGGTTGGGCCTTGTCCTCGTGGAAGACCCCTTCGGTATCCAAGATGCCCATTCCCAACAAATTAGTGAAAATCATTTAGAAGTTTGCCAGAGTTGCTCTGTTGCTACTGAAGGTAATGCCGCTGCCAATACATTAGATTTGACTGACCTAACTGGTGAGAACGTCCAGCACGCCTTCATTCCTACCGGTTTCACCAAAAAGGGTATTATTGCCATGACATTCTCTTGTTTTGCCGGTATTCTTGGTATTATTACCATTGCGATTTACGGTATGATGGATATGGAAGATGCAACCGAAAAGGTTATTCGAGACTTGCGCGTGGACCCTGAAGTCTTGATAAACGagattgatgaaaatgaagagcATGAGGTAAACGAAGATCGTCACTCCACTGAAAAGCATCAATTCTTAACTAAAGCCAAACGATTCTTCTAA
- the SAM37 gene encoding SAM complex subunit SAM37 (Component of the Sorting and Assembly Machinery (SAM) complex~similar to YMR060C), whose protein sequence is MQKKAIGSVMINGSVHLWGTDGKASLISVESIALVWFIKLCASEEAKNMVTGLQVVFSNNTDLSPDGKLPVLILDDGMKVSGYVNIVQFLRKNRHTSKYEKRTNDEETMAIAGKQDHLLEYSLLNFVDIEMSRLTDYQLFLNTKNYNEYTKKLFSKLLYFPMWYNTPLQLRSQARENCQEIIGSLTLEDDQEFVESKAMESASQLAQSKTFKIAHKNKIKGKQDLQQVKYNLQFDNRLQDFVRNWLAVRKKLDDSVILFPDILFFANIYVQLSLPDGKRIRSKLEQTFGSEFVNNTSNKIDVFIHKSSNNLEQRDPQFKEQGNAVMSLYNLACKYI, encoded by the coding sequence ATGCAAAAGAAGGCTATTGGGTCGGTAATGATTAACGGTAGTGTACATTTATGGGGAACGGATGGCAAAGCATCTTTGATTTCAGTTGAGAGCATCGCGCTTGTATGGTTCATCAAGTTATGTGCTTCAGAAGAGGCAAAGAATATGGTTACGGGATTGCAGGTTGTATTCTCCAACAATACAGACCTATCGCCTGATGGAAAACTACCAGTATTGATCTTAGATGATGGGATGAAAGTATCTGGCTATGTGAATATCGTTCAATTTTTACGTAAAAATAGACATACTAGCAAATATGAGAAAAGGACGAATGATGAGGAAACTATGGCAATTGCTGGAAAGCAGGATCACCTTCTGGAGTATTCCCTATTgaattttgttgatatcGAAATGTCTAGACTAACGGACTAccaactttttttgaacaccAAAAATTACAATGAATATACCAAGaaattgttttcaaaattattgtATTTTCCTATGTGGTACAATACGCCATTGCAATTGAGATCGCAAGCGCGTGAAAATTGTCAGGAGATTATAGGCTCCCTGACCCTTGAGGATGATCAAGAATTTGTAGAAAGTAAAGCAATGGAGTCTGCGTCGCAACTCGCACAATCGAAGACTTTCAAAATTGCGCATAAGAACAAAATTAAGGGCAAGCAAGATCTACAACAAGTGAAATACAATCTTCAATTCGATAATAGATTACAAGATTTCGTCAGGAATTGGCTAGCTGTCCGTAAAAAACTGGACGATTCTGTAATACTTTTCCCCGatatccttttcttcgCAAACATTTACGTTCAGTTAAGCCTACCTGATGGGAAGCGCATTCGTTCGAAGTTGGAACAAACTTTTGGAAGTGAATTTGTGAATAATACATCTAACAAAATTGATGTATTCATTCATAAGTCTAGTAATAACTTGGAGCAAAGAGATCCTCAATTTAAGGAGCAAGGGAACGCTGTGATGTCATTATACAATTTAGCCTGTAAATACATATGA
- the RNA14 gene encoding cleavage polyadenylation factor subunit RNA14 (Component of the cleavage and polyadenylation factor I (CF I)~similar to YMR061W), whose protein sequence is MSSSTTPDLLYPSADKAAGSSDNIHGDELRLRERIKDNPTDILSYFQLIQYLETQESYAKVREVYEQFHNTFPFYSPAWTLQLKGELARDEFETVEKILAQCLSGKLENNDLSLWSTYLDYIRRKNNLITGGQEARAVIVKAFQLVMQKCAIFEPKSSSFWNEYLNFLEQWKPFNKWEEQQRIDMLREFYKKMLCVPFDNLEKMWNRYTQWEQEINSLTARKFIGELSAEYMKARSLYQEWLNVTNGLKRASPINLRTANKKNIPQSGTSDSNIQQLQIWLNWIKWERENKLILSEDVLSQRINYVYKQGIQYMIFSAEMWYDYSMYISENSDRQNILYTALLANPDSPSLTFKLSECYELDNDSESVSNCFDRCTQTLLSQYKKIASDINTSEDNNTGNEQEMVYKQREKLTFVFCVYMNTMKRISGLSAARIVFGKCRKLKRILTHDVYVENAYLEFQNQNDYKTAFKVLELGLKYFQNDGVYINKYLDFLIFLNKDSQIKTLFETSVEKVQDLTQLKAIYKKMISYESKFGNLNNVYSLEKRFFKRFPQENLIEAFTSRYKIQNSNLIKKLELTYMYNEGEDSYFSSGNKNGDHGSSNMNSSDRKRLMEETGNNGNFSNKKFKRDSELPTEVLDLLSVIPKRQYFNANLLDAQKLVNFLNDQVEIPTVDSTKSG, encoded by the coding sequence ATGTCTAGCTCTACGACTCCTGACTTATTATATCCCTCTGCGGATAAAGCTGCAGGGTCTAGTGACAATATACATGGAGATGAATTACGACTTAGAGAAAGGATTAAAGACAACCCCACCGATATTTTATCTTATTTCCAACTCATTCAATATTTAGAAACTCAAGAGTCGTACGCTAAAGTGAGAGAAGTATACGAGCAGTTTCATAACACATTCCCGTTTTATTCACCTGCGTGGACTTTACAATTGAAGGGTGAATTGGCAAGAGATGAATTTGAGACGGTTGAGAAGATTCTGGCGCAATGCCTTTCTGGTAAGTTGGAAAATAATGACCTATCTCTTTGGTCAACATATTTGGACTACATACGCAGGAAAAACAACTTAATCACCGGTGGACAAGAAGCGAGAGCCGTTATTGTCAAGGCATTCCAATTAGTTATGCAAAAGTGTGCAATTTTTGAACCCAAGTCATCCTCTTTTTGGAATGAATATCTCAATTTCTTAGAGCAGTGGAAGCCATTCAACAAATGGGAAGAGCAACAACGGATTGACATGCTCAGGGAATTCTACAAGAAAATGTTATGTGTTCCCTTTGATAATTTAGAGAAAATGTGGAATAGATACACTCAATGGGAACAAGAAATAAATTCGCTAACAGCCAGAAAGTTCATTGGTGAATTATCGGCCGAATACATGAAAGCCCGTTCCTTGTACCAAGAATGGCTGAATGTTACTAATGGATTGAAAAGGGCATCCCCAATCAATCTGCGCACAgcaaacaagaaaaacataCCACAATCAGGTACATCAGACTCAAACATTCAGCAGTTACAAATTTGGTTGAATTGGATAAAGTGGGAAAGGGAAAATAAATTAATTCTTAGTGAAGATGTGCTATCACAAAGGATCAATTATGTTTATAAACAAGGTATTCAATACATGATATTTTCTGCTGAAATGTGGTACGATTATTCAATGTATATATCTGAAAATTCGGATCGACAAAATATCTTATATACTGCGTTATTAGCTAATCCCGACTCACCTTCTCTTACATTCAAATTATCCGAATGTTACGAACTGGATAATGATTCTGAAAGTGTTTCTAACTGCTTTGACAGATGTACTCAAACTTTGCTATCGCAATATAAGAAGATTGCTTCCGATATAAATACGAGTGAAGACAATAACACAGGGAATGAACAAGAGATGGTATACAAACAAAGGGAAAAATTAACATTCGTATTTTGCGTGTATATGAATAcgatgaaaagaatatcGGGACTGTCCGCAGCACGTATTGTATTCGGTAAATGTCGTAAACTGAAACGTATATTAACACATGACGTCTACGTGGAAAATGCATACttagaatttcaaaatcaaaatgatTATAAGACAGCTTTTAAGGTTCTAGAACTGGGTTTGAAATACTTCCAAAACGATGGAGTTTATATCAACAAATACTTagattttttaatatttttaaataagGATTCACAGATCAAAACCTTATTTGAAACATCCGTGGAAAAAGTTCAAGATTTAACCCAGTTGAAGGCAatatacaagaaaatgataagtTATGAATCCAAGTTTGGCAACTTAAACAACGTTTATTCTCTGgagaaaagattttttaaaaggTTCccccaagaaaatttaattGAGGCTTTCACAAGCCGTtataaaattcaaaactcAAACctaataaagaaattagaaTTAACCTATATGTATAATGAAGGAGAAGATAGttacttttcttctggAAACAAGAATGGTGATCATGGCTCTTCTAATATGAATTCGTCAGATAGGAAGAGATTAATGGAGGAAACTGGAAACAATGGAAACTTctccaataaaaaattcaagagaGACTCAGAGCTTCCAACAGAAGTCCTTGATTTATTGAGTGTCATACCAAAACGTCAATATTTCAACGCCAATTTGCTTGATGCACAGAAATTGGTTAATTTCTTAAATGATCAAGTAGAGATTCCAACAGTCGACAGCACCAAATCTGGTTAA